The following are encoded in a window of Oncorhynchus mykiss isolate Arlee chromosome 11, USDA_OmykA_1.1, whole genome shotgun sequence genomic DNA:
- the fbxo15 gene encoding F-box only protein 15 has translation MKAPPTEGRGPTGEKKCGSPKIRKIMTTKSPGTSPQRCLATNNAKRVPLTQKKATVPSCPVPSKVPTKRLTSLLPRSARHAASARPAGCTQNHIEHLPPEILMKILWNLDASSLYCIGYVNKLLYKLAKNNAMWRKIYSAKYGESKKLKAKHMDEVVEKLSVMKVHERPGGYWRRLYFRTIAGYNHTKWLKELRTINPFTGLPSHTERVLREQRVAWEITVRDRSVCEGTFEQSHTYYSDSSVTLCWTNGSWPAFHQLSTIQLHGVKRVPLKCPSAIKPGWRSLMAQLDIDTISKSSQVIGGDRLVKLVLLSPGIVIGIWRGQSSIAFVMATFHYHRLLERSLLGSSVCPYNIPENRPLFDDVDPNYGLHGYTLHITLHNTVTEIMSGHFPQLFCRKGQINEGFIQLNAIIRSNQSQQTPLSARVSLPWRSDALEGTVKNCCMMSLTLLDESQIPFWCVSTPVSMVLANEEPFSYDYQGQHFLIKYKDAEGKVQMHVVLLEEQRQFFLINLVVYISTVKVNQHFGRAY, from the exons ATGAAGGCACCGCCAACCGAGGGTAGAGGACCTACAGGCGAAAAGAAGTGCGGAAGTCCTAAAATAAGAAAAATCATGACCACAAAATCCCCGGGCACGAGCCCTCAAAG ATGCTTGGCtaccaacaatgcaaaacgtgtGCCACTGACACAGAAAAAGGCCACTGTACCCAGCTGTCCAGTACCAAGCAAGGTACCAACAAAGAGACTCACCTCTCTGCTACCAAGGTCTGCTAGACATGCTGCCAGTGCCAGGCCAGCTGGCTGCACCCAGAACCACATAGAGCA TCTGCCACCTGAGATTCTAATGAAGATCTTGTGGAACCTGGATGCCTCTTCTCTCTACTGCATTGGCTACGTCAACAAGCTATTATATAAGCTGGCCAAAAACAA TGCAATGTGGCGTAAAATCTATTCTGCAAAATATGGGGAGAGTAAGAAATTGAAGGCCAAGCACATGGACGAG GTTGTGGAGAAGCTGAGTGTGATGAAAGTTCATGAGAGACCAGGGGGCTACTGGAGAAGGCTGTACTTTAGGACCATAGCTGGCTACAACCACACCAAGTGGTTGAAGGAGCTGAGAACCATCAATCCCTTCACAGGCCTTcccagccacacagagagagtccTCAG AGAGCAGCGTGTGGCCTGGGAGATCACAGTGCGTGACAGGTCGGTCTGTGAGGGGACTTTTGAACAGAGCCACACCTACTACAGTGACTCGTCAGTGACATTGTGCTGGACCAACGGTTCATGGCCCGCCTTCCACCAACTCTCTACCATACAGCTTCACGGTGTCAAGAGAGTTCCCCTCAAATGTCCCAGCGCCATCAA GCCAGGCTGGAGGTCTCTGATGGCTCAGTTGGATATTGACACCATCTCTAAGAGCAGCCAGGTGATTGGTGGAGACAGACTGGTCAAGTTGGTGCTGCTGTCGCCAGGCATCGTCATCGGCATCTGGAGG GGCCAGTCGTCCATAgcctttgtgatggccacctTCCACTACCACAGGCTGTTGGAAAGGAGTCTCCTGGGCTCGTCTGTTTG CCCCTACAACATTCCAGAGAACAGGCCTCTTTTTGACGACGTGGACCCAAACTACGGTCTCCATGGTTACACGCTACACattaccctccacaacactgTGACGGAGATCATGTCTGGCCACTTCCCTCAGCTCTTCTGCCGGAAAG GTCAGATCAATGAAGGTTTCATCCAGCTGAATGCCATCATCAGGAGTAACCAGTCTCAGCAGACCCCTCTCTCTGCCAGGGTCAGCCTGCCCTGGAGGTCTGATGCTCTGGAGGGGACTGTGAAG aACTGCTGCATGATGAGCCTGACTCTGCTGGATGAGTCCCAGATACCCTTCTGGTGTGTCAGCACGCCTGTCTCCATGGTGCTGGCCAATGAGGAGCCTTTCTCCTATGACTACCAGGGCCAGCACTTCCTGATCAAGTACAAGGATGCAGAGGGAAAG GTACAGATGCACGTGGTGCTGCTGGAGGAACAGAGACAGTTCTTCCTTATTAATCTGGTTGTCTACATCAGCACAGTCAAAGTCAACCAGCACTTTGGGAGAGCCTATTAA